From the genome of Methanofollis sp., one region includes:
- a CDS encoding AAA family ATPase: MEITDAKRDDLTGEAEACRQMLLPVKEEMQKVIVGQEETIDGLLTALVAGGNVLLEGVPGLAKTLIVRSLASCIDCSCARIQFTPDLLPSDITGTMVYNQKESTFSLVRGPVFHNIILADEINRAPPKVQSALLEAMQERQVTIQGETLPLPDPFFVLATQNPLESEGTYPLPEAQTDRFLFKLLIDYPTVADEVEILERYTSGTAVTPACVLSAPDLLRVRAAARAVRADPAVQEYAAKVVDATRHPAAYGLDLAETVAWGASPRATIALVLGAKARALLAGRGYIVPHDIKAVAHASLRHRILLTYAAEAAGTGTDAVVDTVLEAVEVP, from the coding sequence GTGGAGATAACTGATGCAAAGAGAGATGACCTCACCGGAGAGGCGGAGGCGTGCAGACAGATGCTCCTCCCGGTGAAGGAGGAGATGCAGAAGGTGATCGTCGGGCAGGAGGAGACGATCGACGGCCTCCTCACAGCCCTCGTGGCGGGAGGCAACGTCCTCCTCGAAGGGGTGCCCGGCCTCGCAAAGACCCTCATCGTCCGGTCCCTCGCTTCCTGCATCGACTGCTCCTGCGCCCGCATCCAGTTCACCCCCGACCTCCTCCCCTCAGACATCACAGGGACGATGGTGTACAACCAGAAGGAGAGCACCTTCTCCCTTGTCAGGGGCCCGGTCTTCCACAACATCATCCTGGCGGACGAGATCAACAGGGCGCCTCCGAAGGTGCAGTCCGCGCTCCTGGAGGCGATGCAGGAGAGGCAGGTGACGATCCAGGGGGAGACCCTCCCTCTGCCCGACCCCTTCTTCGTCCTCGCCACCCAGAACCCCCTTGAGTCTGAGGGCACCTACCCCCTCCCGGAGGCGCAGACCGACCGCTTCCTCTTCAAACTCCTCATCGACTACCCGACTGTCGCCGACGAGGTCGAGATCCTGGAGAGGTACACCTCGGGGACGGCAGTCACCCCGGCATGCGTCCTCTCTGCACCGGACCTCCTGAGGGTGCGGGCGGCGGCGCGGGCGGTCCGCGCCGACCCCGCGGTGCAGGAGTACGCCGCAAAGGTCGTGGACGCCACCCGCCACCCAGCCGCGTACGGCCTCGACCTTGCAGAGACCGTCGCCTGGGGGGCATCGCCGCGGGCGACCATCGCCCTCGTCCTCGGGGCAAAGGCCCGCGCCCTCCTCGCGGGCCGGGGCTACATCGTCCCCCATGACATCAAGGCCGTCGCCCACGCCTCCCTCCGCCACCGCATCCTCCTCACCTATGCCGCCGAGGCCGCGGGGACAGGCACCGACGCCGTCGTCGACACCGTCCTCGAGGCCGTCGAGGTGCCGTGA
- a CDS encoding DUF58 domain-containing protein encodes MACDVAALIRGVRPVPLQALLPVGGMQAGGHRSSLTGQGVEFAGIRAYVPGDDVRTIDWKVTARRNAPYVREYAEDRETTLYITVDVSASAGFCGTAGKEKAVIEAAAALALGAGKNGDRLGLCLFSDRVETFIPARRGKRHLAAVLSALLDRRPFSGRTDLAAPLRFIAATVPRHSTVAVVSDFFGDPFFDDLAILRRRHEAVLVRVVDAAEEMLPDVGLISLEDPETGEQVIADTSDPAFRARYGEAAEEEARALGTGAGTCRTPLLPLRAGDDLIDAVPGRRR; translated from the coding sequence ATGGCGTGCGACGTCGCCGCCCTGATCAGGGGAGTGCGACCCGTGCCCCTCCAGGCCCTCCTCCCGGTCGGCGGCATGCAGGCAGGGGGCCACCGCTCCTCCCTCACCGGTCAGGGAGTCGAGTTCGCCGGCATCAGGGCCTATGTCCCTGGCGACGACGTCCGCACCATCGACTGGAAGGTGACCGCCCGCAGGAACGCTCCCTATGTGCGGGAGTATGCCGAGGACAGGGAGACGACCCTGTACATCACCGTCGACGTCTCGGCCTCGGCCGGATTTTGCGGCACGGCAGGCAAGGAAAAGGCCGTGATCGAGGCGGCCGCAGCACTCGCCCTCGGGGCCGGGAAGAACGGGGACCGTCTCGGCCTCTGCCTCTTCTCCGACAGGGTGGAGACGTTCATCCCGGCACGGCGGGGGAAGAGGCACCTCGCCGCCGTCCTCTCCGCCCTCCTCGACCGCCGTCCCTTCTCGGGGAGGACAGACCTCGCCGCACCCCTCAGGTTCATCGCCGCCACCGTCCCCCGGCACTCCACCGTCGCCGTCGTCTCAGACTTCTTCGGAGACCCCTTCTTCGACGACCTCGCCATCCTGCGGCGGCGCCACGAGGCCGTGCTCGTCAGGGTCGTCGACGCCGCGGAGGAGATGCTCCCCGACGTCGGCCTCATCTCCCTGGAAGACCCGGAGACAGGAGAGCAGGTCATCGCCGACACCTCCGACCCTGCCTTCAGGGCCAGGTACGGGGAGGCCGCGGAGGAGGAGGCGCGGGCCCTCGGCACCGGCGCCGGCACCTGCAGGACACCCCTCCTCCCCCTCAGGGCAGGGGACGACCTTATCGATGCCGTACCGGGCAGGAGGCGGTAG
- a CDS encoding VWA domain-containing protein → MPGFTRPLWLLALIGLPLLYLLYLRAQKRRKTEALPFSRVALVKAALPRPSRRPLALFLLTLLAIGLIVTGLAGPHVPFAGVHEGVSVVLALDTSGSMAAADYAPNRLEAAKAAGGTLLAGLEDEDYAGVVTFEAGAMSAAYLSPDLARVEGKLAAIRQKDGPTALGDGLALAVDMADAMPNRKKVVVLLSDGVNNAGIITPSEAAAFAQERNVQVFTVGLGSAAPTAFGPAEDGTMQYADLDEENLRRIAAATGGAYYRSVDGDTLQEIYASLPGAIAREPEETDIAGAFFVGAALVLLAECWLRYGRGRILP, encoded by the coding sequence ATGCCGGGCTTCACCCGCCCCCTCTGGCTCCTCGCCCTCATCGGCCTCCCTCTGCTCTACCTCCTCTACCTGCGGGCGCAGAAAAGACGGAAGACAGAGGCCCTCCCCTTCTCCCGCGTCGCCCTCGTGAAGGCGGCCCTCCCGCGGCCGTCACGACGGCCTCTCGCCCTCTTCCTCCTCACCCTCCTTGCGATCGGCCTCATCGTCACCGGCCTTGCCGGCCCGCACGTCCCCTTCGCCGGCGTCCACGAGGGGGTGAGCGTGGTCCTCGCCCTGGACACCTCGGGGAGCATGGCCGCGGCGGACTATGCCCCGAACAGGCTTGAGGCCGCAAAGGCCGCAGGGGGCACCCTCCTTGCCGGTCTCGAGGACGAGGACTATGCCGGCGTCGTCACCTTCGAGGCAGGGGCGATGAGCGCCGCCTACCTCTCCCCCGACCTCGCGCGGGTGGAAGGGAAACTCGCGGCCATCAGGCAGAAGGACGGCCCGACCGCCCTCGGCGACGGCCTCGCCCTCGCGGTGGACATGGCCGACGCCATGCCGAACAGGAAGAAGGTGGTCGTCCTCCTCTCCGACGGCGTGAACAACGCGGGCATCATCACGCCCTCCGAGGCGGCGGCCTTCGCACAGGAACGCAACGTCCAGGTCTTCACCGTCGGGCTCGGTTCTGCCGCCCCCACCGCCTTCGGGCCGGCAGAGGACGGGACGATGCAGTACGCGGACCTCGACGAGGAGAACCTGCGGAGGATCGCGGCGGCGACAGGCGGTGCCTATTACCGGTCAGTGGACGGCGACACCCTGCAGGAGATCTATGCCTCCCTCCCGGGTGCGATCGCGCGGGAGCCCGAGGAGACGGACATCGCCGGGGCCTTCTTTGTCGGCGCGGCCCTCGTCCTCCTCGCGGAGTGCTGGCTCAGGTACGGGAGGGGGCGGATCCTCCCGTGA